One Chloroflexota bacterium DNA window includes the following coding sequences:
- a CDS encoding prolipoprotein diacylglyceryl transferase, translating to MYPVLFTINGIPVYAHGFFFLLALLVGLAWLVVEARRRRWPKEEVIPITLAAFVGGMIGARLSILFFNGWETAPIVLNFYALFDPRIGPGSILGAVAGAYIGGYIAAKAIGKQGCACDAFAPAMALATAVGRIGDFLVFEDGLGKPTSLPWGVPVPGIYLNGQVVPTPGASYLAHPTPLYDAAFNLIWFGVLILLRDHPKMQNGNLLKFGLAGYAAFRFLVEFVRNNQVLAFGLTGQQFFCLGLLVALAIYYGRKLQAVRQTVSA from the coding sequence ATGTATCCCGTCCTCTTCACCATCAACGGCATTCCGGTCTACGCCCACGGGTTTTTCTTTTTGCTGGCGCTGTTGGTCGGGCTGGCCTGGCTCGTCGTCGAAGCCCGGCGGCGGCGCTGGCCCAAAGAAGAAGTCATTCCGATCACGTTAGCCGCATTCGTCGGCGGCATGATCGGCGCCCGGCTGTCCATTCTCTTCTTCAACGGCTGGGAGACCGCCCCCATCGTCCTCAACTTTTATGCCCTGTTCGACCCGCGCATCGGCCCCGGCTCGATTCTGGGCGCGGTGGCCGGGGCTTACATTGGCGGCTACATCGCCGCCAAAGCCATTGGCAAGCAGGGTTGCGCCTGTGATGCCTTTGCGCCGGCCATGGCCCTCGCCACCGCGGTGGGCCGCATCGGCGACTTCCTGGTGTTCGAGGATGGCCTGGGCAAACCCACCTCGCTCCCCTGGGGCGTGCCCGTGCCCGGCATCTATCTGAACGGGCAAGTCGTGCCCACGCCGGGCGCGTCCTACTTAGCTCACCCCACGCCGCTGTACGATGCCGCCTTCAACCTGATCTGGTTTGGGGTGTTGATTCTTCTCCGCGATCATCCGAAGATGCAAAACGGCAACCTGCTCAAATTCGGTTTGGCCGGTTACGCCGCCTTCCGCTTCCTCGTCGAATTCGTCCGCAACAATCAAGTGCTGGCCTTCGGCCTCACCGGCCAGCAATTCTTCTGCCTGGGTTTGCTCGTCGCGCTGGCGATCTACTACGGTCGAAAACTGCAAGCCGTCCGGCAGACCGTTTCGGCCTGA